In Natronomonas halophila, one DNA window encodes the following:
- a CDS encoding nitroreductase family protein → MKSPSNAATGTADIDTDADVRFPGALEALRTRRSGHNFDPETDIDDETLEALVEDATLAPSSYNLQPWEFVAVQDDDRLDELVDLAYGQEHIREAGTAVLVVGHDEPKTADRVFDEWVEAGRMDEETAQATKEQAVTMYDDERMGRDYAVRNASLAAQNFLLSAHARGLTATPMIGFDIEGAAEFLELPEDAVPVVLIAVGPNGGDEPERLPRRDVEEVLHRETF, encoded by the coding sequence GTGAAGTCCCCATCTAACGCTGCGACTGGCACTGCCGATATCGATACTGACGCCGACGTCCGGTTCCCCGGTGCCCTCGAAGCACTCCGAACGCGCCGCTCCGGGCACAACTTCGACCCCGAGACGGACATCGACGACGAGACGCTGGAAGCCCTCGTCGAGGACGCGACGCTCGCGCCCTCCTCGTATAACCTCCAGCCGTGGGAGTTCGTCGCCGTGCAGGATGACGACCGCCTCGACGAACTCGTCGACCTTGCCTACGGGCAGGAACACATCCGAGAGGCCGGCACCGCCGTCCTCGTCGTTGGCCACGACGAACCCAAGACCGCCGACCGCGTCTTCGACGAGTGGGTCGAGGCCGGCCGGATGGACGAGGAAACCGCCCAGGCAACCAAGGAACAGGCCGTCACGATGTACGACGACGAGCGGATGGGCCGGGACTACGCGGTCCGCAACGCCTCTCTTGCCGCCCAGAACTTCCTGCTTTCCGCCCACGCGCGTGGCCTCACCGCCACGCCGATGATCGGTTTCGATATCGAGGGTGCCGCAGAGTTCCTCGAACTCCCCGAGGACGCGGTCCCCGTCGTCCTCATCGCCGTCGGCCCGAACGGCGGCGACGAACCCGAGCGACTCCCCCGACGCGACGTCGAGGAAGTCCTCCACCGCGAAACCTTCTAA
- a CDS encoding serine/threonine-protein kinase RIO2, producing MVQNVAAQMAELEEGDFHLLSGIEHGMRFSRWVSEGKLPKFSRLDEEEVTYRIDRCMDRELVERKTIQYTGYRLTFEGYDALALRTFSERDTIDGVGAPLGVGKESDVYEARSFQSLALKYHREGYTNFREVQKEREYTADKEHRSWFYTARKAAEREYEALETLYPEVSVPRPVDQNRHALIMEKLDGVELSQAKLESQQVVGVLDLILEEMAIAYREGYVHADMSEYNVFVSSEGVTVFDWPQSVPTEHENSEELLQRDVDNIVGYFERKYPRETPEVDRAALASALADDEFETVRNFA from the coding sequence ATGGTTCAGAACGTCGCTGCGCAGATGGCCGAGTTGGAGGAGGGCGATTTCCATCTGCTGTCGGGCATCGAACACGGGATGCGGTTCTCGCGGTGGGTCAGCGAGGGGAAACTCCCCAAGTTCTCCCGGCTCGACGAGGAGGAGGTCACCTACCGCATCGACCGCTGTATGGACCGCGAACTCGTCGAACGGAAAACGATTCAGTACACCGGCTATCGGCTCACCTTCGAGGGGTACGACGCGCTCGCGTTGCGGACCTTCTCGGAACGAGACACCATCGATGGCGTCGGCGCACCCCTGGGTGTGGGCAAGGAAAGCGACGTCTACGAGGCCCGGTCCTTCCAGTCGCTGGCTCTCAAATACCACCGCGAGGGCTACACCAACTTCCGGGAGGTCCAGAAGGAGCGGGAATACACCGCCGACAAGGAACACCGCTCGTGGTTCTACACCGCCCGAAAGGCCGCCGAACGGGAGTACGAGGCCCTCGAAACCCTCTATCCCGAGGTGTCGGTCCCCCGACCGGTCGACCAGAACCGACACGCCCTGATAATGGAGAAACTCGACGGCGTCGAACTCTCGCAGGCGAAACTCGAATCCCAGCAGGTCGTCGGCGTCCTCGATCTAATCCTGGAGGAGATGGCGATCGCCTACCGGGAGGGCTACGTCCACGCCGACATGAGCGAGTACAACGTCTTCGTCTCCAGCGAAGGCGTGACCGTCTTCGATTGGCCCCAGTCGGTGCCGACCGAACACGAAAACAGCGAGGAACTGCTGCAGCGGGATGTCGACAATATCGTCGGCTACTTCGAGCGGAAGTACCCTCGCGAAACGCCGGAGGTCGACCGAGCCGCCCTCGCGAGCGCACTCGCGGACGACGAGTTCGAGACGGTCCGTAATTTCGCCTGA
- a CDS encoding ADP-ribosylglycohydrolase family protein, giving the protein MDERTRARGVLLGLACGDALGRPVEFSSPEAIERRHGRVTEMLADGTHGQPAGTITDDTEMALCIARSLAENGEFDPADIAERFVEWKRSGPFDIGIMTSSALRRIENGEPWDEAGHNEWEASREGSNAGNGSLMRCAPYAVAYRNDPETRGTVSRESSAITHADPRCQWGCVLFNDVLAEQLGGNDRPLETALDTLGDNLPEEIETAATEVVAYRDGETDSVGLQNSGYVVTTLQAGLYHALTTTSAEAAIVDAVMMGGDTDTIAAVTGALAGARFGVEALPERWLSELAIRDELESLADELFETDHEQA; this is encoded by the coding sequence ATGGACGAACGCACACGCGCACGCGGGGTACTGCTGGGGTTGGCTTGTGGGGACGCGCTCGGCCGGCCGGTCGAGTTCTCCTCGCCGGAGGCGATCGAGCGGCGGCACGGCCGCGTGACTGAGATGCTGGCCGACGGCACGCACGGCCAGCCGGCGGGGACTATCACCGACGATACCGAGATGGCCCTCTGTATCGCCCGAAGCCTCGCAGAGAACGGCGAGTTCGACCCGGCAGATATCGCCGAGCGGTTCGTCGAGTGGAAACGGTCCGGGCCCTTCGATATCGGCATCATGACCAGCAGCGCCCTCCGGCGAATCGAGAACGGCGAACCCTGGGACGAAGCCGGCCACAACGAATGGGAAGCCAGTCGGGAGGGCAGCAACGCCGGCAACGGCAGTCTCATGCGCTGTGCACCCTACGCGGTGGCCTACCGCAACGACCCCGAAACACGCGGGACGGTCAGCCGCGAATCGTCGGCGATTACCCACGCCGACCCCCGGTGTCAGTGGGGCTGTGTGCTGTTCAACGACGTCCTCGCCGAGCAGTTGGGTGGTAACGACCGGCCGCTGGAGACCGCACTCGACACGCTCGGCGATAATCTCCCGGAAGAAATCGAAACCGCAGCGACCGAGGTAGTCGCCTACCGAGACGGCGAAACCGACAGCGTCGGCCTCCAGAACTCGGGATACGTCGTCACGACACTGCAGGCCGGGCTCTATCACGCCCTGACGACCACGAGCGCCGAGGCCGCAATCGTCGACGCCGTGATGATGGGCGGCGACACCGACACCATCGCCGCGGTAACCGGCGCGCTTGCCGGCGCCAGATTCGGAGTCGAAGCACTGCCCGAGCGGTGGCTTTCGGAGTTGGCCATCCGCGACGAACTCGAATCACTCGCTGACGAACTGTTCGAAACCGACCACGAACAGGCCTGA
- a CDS encoding DJ-1/PfpI family protein produces MNVAILLFEGFDELDAVAPYEVFETAGDFGADVDARFVTLNGAETVEATHGMRIEPDGVLADTDPDLLVVPGGGWNNRDSPGVWTEYEDGAIPDAIARFHDESVTVASVCTGAMLLSKAGLLDGRPATTHHSALDDLRETDASVREARFIDDGDVLTAAGITSGFDLALHLVEREFGEEVAADVARELEYERTV; encoded by the coding sequence ATGAACGTTGCTATCCTGCTTTTTGAGGGATTCGACGAACTCGATGCGGTCGCGCCCTACGAGGTCTTCGAGACGGCCGGCGATTTCGGCGCCGACGTCGACGCACGGTTCGTCACGCTGAACGGCGCCGAAACCGTCGAAGCGACCCACGGCATGCGAATCGAGCCGGACGGCGTGTTGGCCGATACCGACCCGGACCTGCTCGTCGTCCCGGGCGGTGGGTGGAACAACCGGGACTCGCCCGGCGTCTGGACTGAATACGAAGATGGCGCGATTCCCGACGCCATCGCTCGGTTCCACGACGAGAGCGTGACCGTCGCCTCGGTCTGTACCGGCGCGATGCTGCTCTCGAAGGCGGGCCTGCTGGACGGCCGCCCGGCGACGACCCACCACAGCGCGCTCGATGACCTCCGGGAGACGGACGCCTCAGTTCGCGAAGCCCGGTTCATCGACGACGGCGACGTGCTGACGGCCGCCGGCATCACCTCGGGGTTCGACCTCGCGTTACACCTCGTCGAGCGGGAGTTCGGCGAGGAAGTCGCCGCAGACGTCGCCCGCGAACTGGAGTACGAGCGAACGGTTTAG
- a CDS encoding ribonuclease H-like domain-containing protein, translated as MRLENSYIPVDGVGEATERKLWEAGARTWDAFEPSLCGPTTADRIESFIETARPRLESGDSAFFDRQLPSSERWRLYEDFRDEACFFDIETTGLNHTHDDVTCVTFHQGGDTETLVRGDDLTPENVRELLDAPLLVTFNGARFDVPFLEESFDLSIDAPHLDLMYPCKQADLTGGLKTIETEVGIERDRPDLSGEDAVRLWREHERGVDGSLETLVSYNREDTVNMKTVADRTVERLDERLLP; from the coding sequence GTGCGACTGGAGAACTCCTACATTCCCGTGGACGGCGTCGGCGAGGCGACGGAGCGAAAGCTCTGGGAGGCCGGGGCCCGGACCTGGGACGCATTCGAGCCCTCGCTGTGCGGGCCGACGACGGCCGACCGAATCGAATCCTTCATCGAAACCGCGCGCCCGCGGCTCGAATCGGGCGATTCGGCCTTCTTCGACCGGCAACTGCCCTCCTCGGAGCGGTGGCGCCTCTACGAGGACTTCCGCGACGAGGCCTGCTTTTTCGACATCGAGACGACCGGGCTGAACCACACCCACGACGACGTCACCTGCGTCACGTTCCATCAGGGCGGCGACACCGAGACGCTCGTTCGCGGCGACGACCTCACTCCCGAGAACGTCCGCGAGTTGCTGGACGCGCCGCTGCTGGTGACGTTCAACGGCGCGCGCTTCGACGTCCCCTTCCTCGAGGAGTCGTTCGACCTCTCAATCGACGCGCCGCATCTCGATTTGATGTATCCCTGCAAGCAGGCCGACCTGACGGGCGGCCTGAAGACCATCGAGACCGAGGTCGGTATCGAGCGTGACCGCCCGGACCTCTCCGGGGAGGACGCGGTCCGCCTCTGGCGGGAACACGAACGCGGCGTCGACGGGTCCCTGGAGACGCTCGTCTCCTACAACCGCGAGGACACGGTCAACATGAAGACGGTCGCCGACCGGACCGTCGAGCGCCTCGACGAACGGCTCCTGCCGTAG
- a CDS encoding lipoate--protein ligase family protein: MDWRLIPEEMQDGAMAMAFDEVAAETVASGGPATVRLYRWMPSTLSLGYGTDASVVDWDFCEKWNITVTRRPTGGGAIYHDTAGDIAYSIIAPADEYPGDVTECYREFMQPILDAFDACDIDVSFADEEREALWSPSCYLRAIDPVHDLTGPDGRKIAGNAQYRTRDAIVQHGSLTFDVDAEKHLGCFEDPPVTPEEFEERVCGAVESVDYDDSVETGLGTFGGYDLQRSRLVAELEDALAEWAGAEEGEWTDAEWDRAKEISGGKYRTDEWVRERTDPLD, from the coding sequence ATGGACTGGCGGCTCATTCCCGAGGAGATGCAGGACGGCGCGATGGCGATGGCCTTCGACGAGGTGGCCGCCGAAACCGTCGCGTCGGGCGGCCCCGCGACGGTTCGGCTCTACCGCTGGATGCCGAGCACGCTCTCGCTTGGCTACGGCACCGACGCCTCGGTCGTCGATTGGGACTTCTGCGAGAAATGGAACATCACCGTCACCCGCCGGCCGACCGGCGGCGGCGCCATCTACCACGACACGGCCGGCGATATCGCCTACTCGATTATCGCGCCGGCAGACGAGTATCCCGGCGACGTCACCGAGTGCTACCGGGAGTTCATGCAGCCGATTTTGGACGCCTTCGACGCCTGCGATATCGACGTCTCCTTTGCCGACGAGGAGCGCGAGGCGCTGTGGTCGCCCTCCTGCTATCTCCGCGCCATCGACCCGGTCCACGACCTGACGGGCCCGGACGGCCGGAAGATAGCCGGAAACGCCCAGTATCGGACCCGCGACGCCATCGTCCAGCACGGCTCGCTGACCTTCGACGTCGACGCCGAGAAGCACCTCGGCTGTTTCGAGGACCCGCCCGTCACGCCCGAGGAGTTCGAAGAGCGGGTCTGCGGCGCCGTCGAATCGGTCGACTACGACGACTCCGTCGAGACGGGGCTGGGCACCTTCGGCGGCTACGACCTCCAGCGGTCCCGCCTCGTGGCCGAACTCGAAGACGCGCTGGCCGAGTGGGCCGGCGCCGAGGAGGGCGAATGGACCGACGCGGAATGGGACCGCGCCAAGGAGATCTCGGGCGGCAAGTACCGGACCGACGAGTGGGTTCGCGAGCGGACGGACCCGCTGGACTGA
- a CDS encoding GIDE domain-containing protein: MGAVADLKRRTGVGLGGILLYSLLLAGGIVAATATGQVDWTDGNLGLFFAGLLYGVGLLGVVSAVSNLPRFLLVAVGRRRGPMEGLSAVTGTIETIEGTLTAPLHDAPAVCYTYRVLDTTESEGDDEAGEDAASDSSEDDEIDEGNWSLTAMGEDGVPFAVSAADGTERVRVDPAAATVHLDDRTEVMVEAGEHPSGGAEALRREADLAPAPSGVPRRYQEATLTPGEEAFVVGRARSDGGLRIDDGTPFVVADADYPSRLRGRVTVGFGAGIPVSALGIAAMLFAAGGL; the protein is encoded by the coding sequence ATGGGCGCAGTCGCGGACCTGAAGCGACGGACCGGCGTCGGACTCGGCGGCATCCTCCTCTATTCGCTGCTTCTCGCGGGCGGCATCGTCGCAGCGACGGCCACCGGACAGGTCGACTGGACCGATGGCAACCTCGGGCTGTTTTTCGCGGGCCTGCTCTACGGCGTGGGCCTGCTCGGCGTCGTGTCCGCGGTGTCGAACCTCCCTCGCTTCCTGCTCGTGGCGGTCGGCCGACGCCGTGGCCCGATGGAGGGCCTGTCGGCAGTCACCGGCACCATCGAGACGATCGAGGGGACGCTGACGGCGCCGCTACACGACGCGCCGGCGGTCTGCTATACGTACCGCGTACTCGATACCACGGAATCGGAAGGAGACGACGAGGCCGGAGAGGACGCTGCTTCCGATTCGTCGGAGGACGACGAAATCGACGAGGGGAACTGGTCGCTGACCGCGATGGGCGAGGACGGCGTTCCCTTCGCTGTCAGCGCGGCCGACGGCACCGAACGCGTACGCGTCGACCCCGCGGCGGCCACCGTCCACCTCGACGACCGAACCGAGGTCATGGTCGAGGCTGGCGAACACCCCTCGGGCGGGGCCGAGGCGCTCCGCCGGGAAGCCGACCTCGCGCCCGCTCCCTCGGGGGTGCCCCGTCGCTATCAGGAGGCGACGCTCACGCCGGGCGAGGAGGCCTTCGTCGTCGGCCGCGCCCGGTCGGACGGCGGCCTCCGCATCGACGACGGGACGCCCTTCGTCGTCGCCGACGCGGACTACCCCTCGCGGCTTCGGGGCCGCGTCACGGTCGGCTTCGGCGCCGGCATCCCGGTGAGCGCCCTCGGAATCGCCGCGATGCTGTTCGCTGCCGGCGGGTTGTGA
- a CDS encoding inositol monophosphatase family protein, with product MSSVPDHAESVAIDACLRGGRYLRAAFRDGETDADHSATDVKSSADVESESRMLNVLKRAFPDHTIDAEESGRHPGDDRYRWIVDPLDGTNNFEAGLPAFAAAVTLLVDGEPELGVVYVPSTDELYVARRGAGLRYDGERVDGAETPPPTPESATVMSVIGHGVKRDAAASAVSEAINRGIETACKRRLESWSPTVHWGLLARGCIDGAVCYRPDAEEQALGELFVEAVGHETAAGEEWFVAARTADLRERLVDVVTDAV from the coding sequence ATGTCTTCGGTCCCCGACCACGCCGAATCGGTCGCTATCGACGCCTGTCTCCGCGGTGGCCGGTATCTCCGTGCGGCCTTCCGCGACGGCGAGACGGACGCCGACCACTCCGCGACGGACGTGAAATCGAGCGCGGACGTCGAATCGGAATCGCGGATGCTCAACGTCCTGAAACGGGCTTTTCCGGACCACACTATCGACGCCGAGGAATCGGGCCGCCACCCCGGCGACGACCGGTATCGCTGGATCGTCGACCCGCTCGACGGGACCAACAACTTCGAGGCGGGACTGCCCGCCTTCGCCGCGGCGGTCACGCTGCTGGTCGACGGCGAGCCGGAACTCGGCGTCGTCTACGTCCCCAGCACCGACGAGTTGTACGTCGCCCGTCGCGGGGCGGGCCTCCGGTACGACGGCGAGCGAGTCGACGGCGCGGAGACGCCACCGCCGACCCCCGAATCGGCGACGGTGATGTCGGTCATCGGCCACGGCGTCAAGCGGGACGCGGCCGCCAGCGCAGTCTCCGAGGCCATCAACCGCGGCATCGAAACCGCCTGCAAGCGGCGCCTCGAAAGCTGGAGTCCGACCGTCCACTGGGGCCTGCTCGCTCGCGGCTGCATCGACGGCGCGGTCTGTTATCGCCCCGACGCCGAAGAGCAGGCGCTCGGCGAACTGTTCGTCGAGGCGGTCGGCCACGAGACGGCCGCGGGCGAGGAGTGGTTCGTGGCGGCCCGAACCGCGGACCTCCGCGAGCGACTGGTTGACGTCGTCACGGACGCGGTCTGA
- a CDS encoding molybdopterin-dependent oxidoreductase, with protein MNPPSRTDILDAVPAGPAAVSLAAGVAGVAGSYAVASFTPSFIAGPIAGLLARRLPAVVVTYSILLLGDLGSRLNLIVALVLSAGLLAVAAGVGIATAERLEVAAAAAPIAGVLAAGVTVTVTAATLPSLAAGVAVALVVAAANLVSITDREAGFRDRRSVLGGVVSAIGALGGGYLLGSGDLSAARPERSAVDDDGAEAEIGPLLQEADEKSLDVPDLEPLVSERFYEVDINTTDPTVSPDDWTLSVTGAVDEEVSYTYDEITGMDAENRFVTLRCVGEKLNARKLDNALWTGVPIMDLVDPAGPADECCVMLHATDGYYQEFPLAALEDGFLAYGMNGETLPRGHGYPARVLIPGHWGEINVKWVTEIEVLDEEAQGYWEERGWHGTGPVKTVAKLHLVEELDGGRVRVGGHAYAGTRGIGGVEVSTDGGETWTDATLSEPLPGEDVWRQWVHAYDAPEGAHDVVVRAIEADGTVQPAEETDPFPSGPSGWVTRTVGDGGSNPF; from the coding sequence ATGAATCCGCCATCGCGAACCGACATCCTCGATGCCGTCCCCGCCGGGCCAGCTGCGGTGTCGCTGGCCGCCGGCGTCGCCGGCGTCGCGGGGTCCTACGCCGTCGCATCGTTCACCCCTTCGTTCATCGCGGGGCCGATAGCCGGCCTGCTGGCCCGGCGGTTGCCGGCGGTCGTCGTCACCTACAGCATCCTCCTTCTCGGTGACCTCGGTAGCCGCCTCAACCTCATCGTCGCGCTGGTGCTCTCGGCGGGGCTGCTGGCCGTGGCCGCCGGCGTGGGCATCGCCACCGCCGAACGGCTGGAAGTCGCCGCCGCGGCCGCCCCGATTGCGGGCGTGCTGGCTGCCGGCGTCACCGTCACCGTGACGGCGGCGACGCTGCCCTCCCTCGCCGCTGGCGTCGCCGTTGCGCTGGTCGTCGCGGCGGCGAACCTCGTGTCGATTACCGACCGCGAAGCGGGCTTTCGGGACCGCCGAAGCGTCCTCGGGGGCGTCGTCAGCGCCATCGGCGCCCTCGGCGGCGGCTACCTCCTCGGAAGCGGGGACCTCTCGGCCGCAAGACCCGAGCGGTCCGCCGTCGACGACGACGGCGCGGAGGCCGAAATCGGGCCGCTGCTGCAGGAGGCCGACGAGAAGAGCCTCGACGTGCCGGACTTGGAGCCGCTCGTCTCCGAACGGTTCTACGAGGTGGACATCAACACCACCGACCCGACCGTCTCGCCCGACGACTGGACGCTGTCGGTCACCGGCGCCGTCGACGAGGAAGTGTCCTACACCTACGACGAAATCACGGGGATGGACGCCGAGAACCGCTTTGTCACCCTCCGGTGTGTCGGTGAGAAACTCAACGCCCGGAAACTCGACAACGCGCTGTGGACCGGCGTCCCCATCATGGACCTCGTCGACCCGGCGGGCCCCGCCGACGAATGCTGTGTCATGCTTCACGCGACGGACGGCTACTATCAGGAGTTCCCGCTGGCGGCGCTCGAAGACGGCTTTCTCGCCTACGGCATGAACGGCGAGACGCTCCCCCGCGGCCACGGCTACCCCGCCCGCGTCCTCATCCCGGGCCACTGGGGCGAAATCAACGTCAAGTGGGTCACCGAAATCGAAGTGCTCGACGAGGAAGCACAGGGCTACTGGGAGGAACGCGGCTGGCACGGCACCGGCCCCGTCAAGACCGTCGCGAAACTCCACCTCGTCGAGGAACTCGACGGCGGCCGCGTCCGCGTCGGCGGCCACGCTTACGCCGGCACGCGCGGTATCGGCGGCGTCGAAGTATCGACCGACGGCGGCGAGACGTGGACCGACGCGACCCTCTCGGAGCCGCTGCCCGGCGAGGACGTCTGGCGCCAGTGGGTTCACGCATACGACGCGCCCGAGGGTGCCCACGACGTGGTCGTCCGGGCCATCGAGGCCGACGGGACCGTCCAGCCCGCCGAAGAAACCGACCCCTTCCCGAGCGGGCCCTCGGGGTGGGTCACCCGGACTGTCGGCGACGGCGGCTCCAACCCCTTCTGA
- a CDS encoding HAD family hydrolase — protein sequence MAVTFDLFGTLVDADTPADPAAAVARELRDRDVAVPDDFDEAYREVHIDAPPGAEVPLPAHVSAALGSRGVDGPNNAARRAVVAAFDPDVERRPGAEAAIEAAREVGPVAVCSNCSVPELVRRTLIRADLKGAFDGVVTSVGCGWRKPDSRAFEAVARRIEVSPADLVHVGDDPETDGGVTEVGGHFVDVAETPLAEFDPEVLR from the coding sequence GTGGCAGTTACCTTCGACCTCTTCGGCACGCTCGTCGACGCGGACACACCCGCCGACCCCGCCGCGGCCGTCGCCCGCGAGTTACGCGACCGCGACGTGGCCGTGCCCGACGATTTCGACGAGGCCTACCGCGAGGTCCACATCGACGCGCCGCCGGGGGCCGAAGTCCCGCTGCCGGCACACGTCTCGGCGGCGCTTGGCTCTCGGGGCGTCGACGGGCCGAACAACGCCGCCCGGCGGGCCGTCGTCGCGGCCTTCGACCCCGACGTCGAACGCCGCCCCGGCGCCGAGGCCGCAATCGAGGCGGCGAGGGAGGTCGGCCCGGTCGCCGTCTGCTCGAACTGTAGCGTTCCCGAGTTGGTCCGCCGGACGCTGATTCGTGCGGACCTGAAAGGGGCCTTCGACGGCGTCGTCACGAGCGTCGGTTGCGGCTGGCGGAAGCCCGATTCCCGCGCCTTCGAGGCCGTAGCGCGCCGAATCGAGGTCTCCCCCGCCGACCTCGTCCACGTCGGCGACGACCCCGAGACCGACGGCGGGGTCACCGAGGTGGGCGGCCACTTCGTCGACGTGGCCGAGACGCCGCTGGCCGAGTTCGACCCGGAGGTACTGCGGTGA
- the cbiB gene encoding adenosylcobinamide-phosphate synthase CbiB: MSTAGLAVAIAAGLALALDWTFREPPAEYHPVTLFGRVVDWADREYRRPRLAGAALAFVLPAAAALLVYGVLWLAWPWVVTGLVAGLLLWSTSSFRLLLDIAGRALVESERDIEAAREALPALVGRDVEDLSPELVRSAAVESAAENLSDGLVAPLLAFGLLSAVSLPAAGAAAAYVKAVNTMDSMLGYPGAFGWGSARLDDLVMFVPARVTALLLAVVTGAPAAWWRARRYAATTDSPNAGWPMGTLAAALNVRLEKQGVYTLNEVADYPSVADGDAALAAVKRVGLVSYTLVALVGVIRWL; encoded by the coding sequence GTGAGCACCGCGGGGCTTGCTGTCGCTATCGCCGCCGGCCTCGCGCTGGCGCTCGACTGGACGTTTCGGGAACCGCCCGCCGAATACCACCCCGTGACCCTGTTCGGCCGGGTGGTCGACTGGGCCGACCGCGAGTACCGACGCCCGCGACTGGCGGGGGCCGCGCTGGCGTTCGTCCTGCCTGCTGCTGCGGCACTTCTCGTCTACGGTGTGCTGTGGCTGGCGTGGCCGTGGGTCGTGACTGGTCTCGTCGCCGGTCTCCTGCTGTGGTCGACGTCGAGTTTCCGCCTCCTGCTGGATATCGCCGGCCGCGCTCTCGTCGAAAGCGAGCGGGACATCGAGGCGGCCCGCGAGGCGCTGCCGGCGCTCGTGGGGCGGGACGTCGAGGACCTCTCGCCGGAACTCGTCCGGAGCGCGGCCGTCGAAAGTGCCGCGGAAAACCTCTCGGACGGCCTCGTCGCGCCGTTGCTGGCCTTCGGGCTTCTGTCCGCCGTCTCCCTGCCGGCGGCGGGCGCCGCCGCGGCGTACGTCAAGGCGGTCAACACGATGGATTCGATGCTCGGCTACCCCGGCGCCTTCGGGTGGGGCAGCGCCCGCCTCGATGACCTCGTGATGTTCGTCCCTGCGCGGGTGACGGCGCTGCTACTGGCCGTCGTCACGGGCGCGCCGGCCGCGTGGTGGCGTGCCCGCCGCTACGCCGCGACGACCGACTCGCCCAATGCCGGGTGGCCGATGGGGACGCTGGCGGCGGCACTGAACGTCCGCCTCGAAAAGCAGGGCGTCTACACGCTCAACGAGGTGGCCGATTACCCCTCGGTGGCCGACGGCGACGCGGCACTGGCGGCAGTCAAACGCGTCGGACTCGTAAGTTACACGCTGGTCGCGCTCGTCGGCGTGATACGGTGGCTCTAA
- the cobS gene encoding adenosylcobinamide-GDP ribazoletransferase — translation MALTELGSAVRGGAAFLTRLPVTTSEGDWLQFQGTPAVFPLVGYLIGVLVALPFVLLGGHAAAAGFLLALFVVAGINHMDGVADLGDAAAIHDAEDRKQALKDTTTGVGGTVAVAVIVAGLALAGLALASMPFRAAVALVVASEVGAKLGMATVACLGTASHEGLGSQFTRNASRQLLLGPALVAVPAAMLTGFSPAALVAVLAGPAVAVGLVRWADDALGGVNGDVFGATNELGRVVALHAGVYVWMYF, via the coding sequence GTGGCTCTAACCGAACTCGGCTCGGCCGTCCGCGGCGGGGCGGCCTTCCTGACGCGTTTGCCCGTTACGACCAGCGAAGGCGACTGGCTCCAGTTTCAGGGGACGCCAGCGGTCTTCCCGCTGGTCGGCTATCTCATCGGCGTACTCGTGGCGTTGCCGTTCGTCCTGCTTGGAGGTCACGCTGCGGCCGCCGGCTTCCTGCTCGCGTTGTTCGTCGTTGCCGGCATCAACCACATGGACGGCGTCGCCGACCTCGGAGACGCCGCGGCGATTCACGACGCCGAGGACCGAAAGCAGGCGCTCAAGGACACGACCACGGGTGTCGGCGGCACCGTCGCCGTCGCCGTCATCGTCGCCGGTCTCGCGCTGGCCGGCCTCGCGCTGGCGTCGATGCCTTTCCGGGCGGCCGTCGCCTTGGTCGTCGCAAGCGAGGTCGGCGCGAAACTCGGCATGGCGACGGTAGCCTGTCTCGGCACCGCGAGCCACGAGGGGCTCGGCTCGCAGTTCACGCGCAACGCGAGCCGGCAACTCCTCCTCGGGCCGGCCCTCGTCGCGGTGCCCGCGGCGATGCTGACGGGCTTTTCGCCGGCCGCGCTCGTCGCGGTGCTGGCCGGTCCGGCCGTCGCCGTCGGGCTTGTCCGGTGGGCCGACGACGCCCTCGGCGGCGTCAACGGCGACGTCTTCGGCGCGACGAACGAACTCGGCCGCGTCGTCGCGCTACACGCGGGGGTGTACGTATGGATGTACTTCTGA